A window of Vigna unguiculata cultivar IT97K-499-35 chromosome 4, ASM411807v1, whole genome shotgun sequence contains these coding sequences:
- the LOC114182613 gene encoding subtilisin inhibitor CLSI-II-like, whose translation MVKSAPSLTLSFFFLFGITTLNFTPSFSEAPEKVVDSQERPVSSAAKYYLLPFFPGPEGGAITLGQAENSACPVAVLQPTDETDPGLAVKFGTGGTSSGDIFTETPLDVAFVDKPSCASSFNWVVVSDDFPGIWVGIGGEGDHPGKKVVPGKFIVQKFGLGYKLVFCFDSSDSSTCYGIGRHDDVQERRLVLNNEPFEFSIINGS comes from the coding sequence ATGGTGAAGTCTGCACCATCTCTCACcctttccttcttcttcctctttggCATCACCACCCTCAACTTCACACCATCGTTCTCAGAAGCTCCCGAAAAAGTGGTGGACTCACAAGAAAGACCCGTTTCTTCCGCTGCAAAATACTACCTTCTGCCATTTTTTCCTGGCCCAGAAGGTGGCGCTATAACATTAGGTCAAGCTGAGAACTCAGCATGCCCTGTTGCTGTTCTACAACCTACCGACGAGACTGACCCTGGCCTGGCTGTGAAGTTCGGCACCGGAGGAACAAGCTCCGGCGACATCTTCACAGAAACGCCTTTGGATGTTGCGTTTGTGGATAAACCTTCGTGTGCTTCATCTTTCAACTGGGTGGTGGTTTCTGATGATTTTCCGGGGATATGGGTGGGGATTGGTGGCGAGGGAGACCATCCGGGGAAGAAGGTAGTGCCCGGAAAGTTTATCGTTCAGAAATTTGGCTTGGGTTACAAGCTTGTGTTCTGTTTCGACAGCAGCGACAGCAGCACTTGTTATGGCATTGGGAGACACGATGATGTGCAAGAAAGGCGTCTTGTGTTAAACAATGAACCCTTTGAGTTTTCGATTATCAATGGTAGTTAA
- the LOC114182768 gene encoding subtilisin inhibitor CLSI-II-like encodes MMKSAPSLTLSFFFLFAITTINFTPSFSEASEKVVDSQERPVSSAAKYYVLPFFSGPEGGGVTLGQAENSACPVAVLQTTDESDRGLAVKFGTGGNTSSGDIFTEKPLDVAFVDKPSCASSSNWVVVSDDFPGIWVGIGGEGDHPGKKVVTGKFIVQKFDVGYKLVFCFDSSSNCYGIGRHDDVQGRRLVLNNKPFEFSFNYGS; translated from the coding sequence ATGATGAAGTCTGCACCATCTCTCACcctttccttcttcttcctctttgcCATCACCACCATCAACTTCACACCATCGTTCTCAGAAGCTTCCGAAAAAGTGGTAGACTCACAAGAAAGACCCGTTTCTTCCGCTGCAAAATACTACGTTCTGCCATTTTTTTCTGGCCCAGAAGGTGGCGGTGTAACATTAGGTCAAGCTGAGAACTCAGCATGCCCTGTTGCTGTTCTACAAACTACCGATGAGAGTGACCGTGGCCTGGCCGTGAAGTTCGGCACCGGAGGAAACACAAGCTCCGGTGACATCTTCACAGAAAAGCCTTTGGATGTTGCGTTTGTAGATAAACCTTCGTGTGCTTCATCTTCCAACTGGGTGGTGGTTTCTGATGATTTTCCGGGGATATGGGTGGGGATTGGTGGCGAGGGAGACCATCCGGGGAAGAAGGTAGTGACCGGAAAGTTTATCGTTCAGAAATTTGACGTGGGTTACAAGCTTGTGTTCTGTTTCGACAGCAGCAGCAATTGTTATGGCATTGGGAGACATGATGATGTGCAAGGAAGGCGTCTTGTGTTAAACAATAAACCCTTTGAGTTTTCGTTTAACTATGGTAGTTAA